A single window of Nicotiana sylvestris chromosome 3, ASM39365v2, whole genome shotgun sequence DNA harbors:
- the LOC138888112 gene encoding uncharacterized protein translates to MTENQESQSTPIIVSTVSSPVEAPVLEPTLPTPTSPNPKSESQPPTSPNQSSTGSHRSRKTLTPKKFVVVNSPSASPEEMEEKEDSEEEDYDNVALQALLVLGVERKVKQKRRQGDLVKRGKALPLALVIEVDEEEEKELYSLVRKSSKKLGVPASMKDSSVSEMGVSNVEGEKPSANLVEDSGEQVVKESVEKESVEKMSGKSTEKRKSARKLVKKKGNASEEPSSSKRAKVDDAQDAGKAKLKN, encoded by the exons ATGACTGAAAATCAGGAATCCCAAAGTACTCCAATCATCGTCTCCACTGTGTCTTCACCCGTTGAAGCACCAGTGTTAGAGCCAACACTCCCCACTCCGACCAGTCCAAACCCTAAATCAGAGTCACAACCGCCTACTTCTCCGAACCAGTCAAGTACTGGTTCTCATCGGAGTCGCAAAACTTTGACTCCCAAAAAGTTTGTGGTTGTCAATTCTCCTTCTGCCTCGCCTGAAGAAATG gaggagaaggaggataGTGAAGAAGAAGATTATGATAATGTAGCTCTGCAAGCTTTATTAGTGCTAGGAGTAGAAAG AAAAGTAAAGCAGAAAAGAAGACAAGGAGATTTGGTGAAAAGGGGAAAGGCATTGCCTCTTGCACTAGTTATTGAGGTTGATGAGGAGGAGGAAAAGGAACTTTATTCTTTGGTTCGTAAGTCCTCGAAGAAACTTGGTGTTCCTGCATCAATGAAAGATTCATCTGTAAGTGAGATGGGTGTGAGCAATGTCGAAGGTGAAAAACCTAGTGCAAATCTGGTTGAAGATTCTGGTGAACAAGTGGTTAAAGAGTCTGTTGAAAAAGAGTCTGTTGAAAAGATGTCTGGGAAATCTACTGAGAAACGAAAGAGTGCTCGAAAATTAGTGAAAAAGAAGGGTAATGCCAGTGAGGAACCTAGTTCGTCCAAAAGGGCCAAGGTTGATGATGCCCAGGATGCTGGGAAGGCaaaattgaaaaattaa
- the LOC104236493 gene encoding probable inactive purple acid phosphatase 1 encodes METLVALLSIMLTLVSRQGVTCHGEQPLSKIAIHKTILALDIHASIKATPSVLGVNGENKEWVVLEYNISNPSADDWIGVFSPGNFSASSCFPDNPRTFPPFLCTTPIKYKYANYSSRRYKDTGKGSLKLQLINQRSDFSFALFSGGLFSPKLVAVSNMVAFANPNAPVYPRLAQGKTWDEMTVTWTSGYGINEAEPFVEWGRKGGQKGRTPAGTLTFDRSSMCGAPARTVGWRDPGFIHTSFLKELWPNSLYTYMLGHRFFNGTYIWSQMYQFKSSPYPGQNSIQRVVIFGDMGKDEADGSNEYNQFQPGALNTTNQLINDLKNIDIVFHIGDICYANGYISQWDQFTSQIEPIASTIPYMLASGNHERDWPGTGSFYGNMDSGGECGVLVQNMFYVPTENRDKFWYSTDYGMFRFCIADTEHDWREGTEQYNFIEHCLASVDRQKQPWLIFLAHRVLGYSSDSSYANEGSFAEPMGRESLQKLWQKYKVDIAIFGHVHNYERTCPIYQNICTNNEKHFYKGALNGTIHVAAGGAGASLSDFIPIQTTWSIFRDYDHGFVKLTAFDHSNLLFEYKKSRDGKVYDSFRISRDYRDILACTVDSCPSMTLAS; translated from the exons ATGGAAACTTTAGTAGCTTTACTTTCAATTATGTTGACTCTGGTTAGCCGTCAAGGGGTAACATGTCATGGGGAGCAGCCTCTTTCAAAGATTGCCATTCATAAGACCATACTTGCCCTTGACATTCATGCTTCTATTAAAGCCACTCCTTCAGTTCTTGGGGTTAAT GGCGAAAACAAAGAATGGGTTGTTCTAGAGTACAACATTTCAAATCCCTCAGCAGATGATTGGATTGGGGTATTTTCTCCAGGTAATTTCAG TGCATCTAGCTGCTTCCCTGATAATCCAAGAACATTTCCACCATTCTTGTGTACAACGCCTATAAAG TATAAATATGCCAATTACTCGAGCCGTCGCTACAAAGACACAGGGAAAGGATCACTGAAGCTTCAACTGATTAACCAGAGATCAGACTTTTCTTTTGCCTTGTTTTCTGGTGGACTCTTCAGT CCAAAGCTGGTTGCAGTATCAAACATGGTTGCCTTTGCAAATCCAAATGCACCAGTATACCCACGCTTAGCCCAAGGAAAGACATGGGATGAA ATGACTGTGACGTGGACAAGTGGATATGGAATCAATGAAGCAGAACCTTTCGTGGAATGGGGTCGAAAAGGAGGACAAAAGGGGCGTACTCCAGCAGGAACATTGACATTTGATCGTAGCAGCATGTGTG GAGCACCAGCACGAACTGTTGGATGGCGTGATCCTGGATTCATCCACACTAGTTTTCTGAAAGAACTTTGGCCGAACTCGCT GTATACCTACATGCTTGGTCATAGATTCTTCAATGGCACGTATATTTGGAGTCAGATGTATCAATTTAAATCATCTCCTTATCCCGGTCAAAATTCTATACAACGTGTTGTCATTTTCGGGGACATGGGAAAG GATGAAGCTGATGGCTCCAATGAATATAATCAATTCCAACCTGGCGCTCTTAACACTACCAATCAGCTTATTAATGATTTAAAGAACATTGATATAGTGTTCCACATTGGTGATATCTGTTATGCCAACGGCTACATTTCACAGTGGGATCAGTTTACTTCGCAAATTGAGCCAATTGCTTCAACTATACCTTATATGCTTGCTAG TGGCAACCATGAGCGCGACTGGCCTGGTACGGGCTCATTTTATGGCAATATGGATTCAGGTGGAGAATGTGGAGTTTTAGTTCAGAATATGTTTTACGTTCCTACAGAGAACAGGGATAAGTTCTG GTATTCTACGGATTATGGTATGTTCCGGTTCTGCATAGCTGATACAGAACACGATTGGAGGGAGGGAACCGAGCAATATAACTTCATTGAACATTGTCTAGCATCTGTAGACAGACAAAAACAACCATGGCTAATCTTCCTTGCTCATCGGGTACTGGGATATTCTTCAGATTCTTCTTACGCTAATGAGGGATCTTTTGCAGAACCTATGGGTAGGGAAAGCCTTCAAAAGCTCTGGCAGAAGTATAAAGTTGATATAGCCATTTTTGGCCATGTTCATAACTATGAGCGGACGTGTCCCATCTACCAG AATATTTGTACAAACAATGAGAAGCACTTTTATAAGGGCGCCTTGAATGGAACTATACACGTTGCTGCTGGAGGAGCTGGAGCAAGCCTTTCGGATTTTATCCCCATCCAAACTACATGGAGTATCTTCAGGGATTATGACCATGGATTTGTGAAGTTGACAGCATTTGATCATTCAAATCTGTTGTTTGAGTACAAAAAAAGCAGAGATGGTAAAGTCTACGACTCGTTCAGGATATCTCGAGACTATAGAGACATACTGGCCTGCACAGTCGACAGTTGCCCAAGCATGACCCTTGCATCTTGA
- the LOC138888113 gene encoding uncharacterized protein codes for MVPDKRFKRKDATDNVVKQALAAWGDSSSESEADDDQGDSSMMAVESEAVEYDSIFALLEKSENDDDDDDEETIESLKKEKDALTKKIANIKYERDDLEVVVVDLKETTECVKKEKEVLTEKVANIEHERDDLLVVVVELNKTIEELEKERISQQWYMDSGCSKHMIGSTNDFLSLKALQGGSVFFRNGKKGYILGVRRIGKSLSHSIENVYYVNGLNNLLSVSQICDKGNKVEFVSNICTVTNLVTGEVVLVAK; via the exons ATGGTTCCTGACAAACGATTCAAGCGAAAAGATGCCACTGACAATGTTGTGAAacaagctcttgctgcatggggagacTCTTCCAGTGAATCTGAAGCAGATGATGATCAAGGTGACAGTTCTATGATGGCAGTGGAAAGTGAAGCAGTTGAGTATGACTCAATCTTTGCCCTGCTggaaaaatctgaaaatgatgacgatgatgatgatgag GAAACCATTGAGAGtctgaagaaagaaaaagatgcCTTAACTAAAAAAATTGCAAACATAAAATATGAGAGAGATGATTTAGAGGTTGTTGTGGTCGATCTAAAAGAGACCACTGAGTGTGTTAAAAAGGAGAAAGAAGTCTTAACTGAGAAGGTTGCTAACATTgagcatgagagagatgacctatTAGTAGTGGTTGTAGAGCTAAATAAAACAATTGAGGAACTAGAAAAGGAAA GGATTAGCCAacaatggtacatggatagcGGCTGCTCGAAGCACATGATTGGAAGTACAAATGATTTTCTTTCACTGAAGGCCCTGCAGGGAGGGAGTGTATTCTTTAGAAATGGCAAGAAGGGATACATTCTGGGAGTTAGAAGGATTGGGAAGTCTCTTTCTCACtcaattgaaaatgtgtactacgTGAATGGGTTGAACAACTTGTTGAGTGTTTCCCAAATCTGTGATAAGGGAAACAAAGTGGAATTTGTATCTAACATATGCACAGTCACTAATCTTGTGACTGGTGAAGTGGTGTTAGTGGCCAAATGA